The genomic interval TCACAATGATTGGGTTAGTACTTATATTTATCAGTTTATTAGTCATTTACAGATCTTTTTATAGAGCAATTCTCCCCATTATTCCAATTGTTATTATTGTTGGATGGAGTGGAGGTATCATGGCATTGTTTGGTATTAGCTACACACCCTTAACTGCAACATTAGGAGCATTAATAATGGGGATAGGTACCGAGTTCACCATATTGATTTCAGAACGATTTGAAGAAGAAAAATTGAAGACTGATAATCGACAAGAAGCAATCAAAAACACTTTTTCAAGAATGGCAAACCCTATACTTGTATCTGCTTTAACAACCATGGGCGGGTTTAGCGCACTTATCTTTTCAGACTTCGTGATTTTATCTAATTTTGGTATAATGACATTAGTCAATTTATCATTAGCATTGCTATCAACAATTGTAGTTCTACCTACAATTTTAGCAATTACATTCACTAGGAAGTTAAGGTATTAATACCTGTAACTGCTTCATAAGAAAGATGGTGAGGATTTGAAAGAGAAAAAAGATTTAATTTTAGAAGCTAGTTTAGAAGTGTTTTCAGAAAAGGGATATAGTTCAGCAACCACTCTAGAGATATCAAAAAGAGCAGGTGTATCTGAAATGACACTATTTCGTCATTTCCAAACGAAAAACAATTTGTTTTTAAAATCCATTAAGCAAGCTATAGGAGATTCTATCGTTGATGACCTATCAATTGATATCAACAATGATATTAAAGACTTTATAAGATTATTGATACATGAAAAAATGGTCATGATCTCTAAACACACAGGACTGATAAAAATGCTCATTAGAGAAACATTAGCACATACTTTACCTCAAGAATTGGGATTCACAAAGATGATTTATAATCAAGTGATTCAAAAACTATCACGTTATGTTTCTTATCATCAATTAAATGTGGATTCTATTTCAATAGCAGAGATTGTAGTTGGCTTGTTACTTAGATATGCAATTATGGAAGAAAAGCCAATGTATCATCTATTAGAAGAGGTTGAGCAAAAAAAATATTTATCTAGTTATTTAAACATTTTAAACATCTAAAAGGAGATTTATTAAATGATAGTACTTGCGTTTTTGATTATATTGACTATTTTAGCTATGTATGCTGGAAAATTTATTAGAAAGCATAATGTAAAAATCTATATTGTTGCAGTTATTGTATCGATACTTGCATTTATTTTACAAGACAAAGCTTTCACAACACCCATTATGCAAGGCTTTTTGGGATTAAGTTTCTTCTACATTGTTATGATTACAGGAGCAATTGATAAGAAACATAAAATCAAAGCTAAATTTATGGGACTTAGAAGAGAATTCTCTATTATAGGATTTATTGTTATTTCACCACATGCATTAAATTACACACTTCAAGGACTCAATGGAACAAGATCACTAGAGTGGTTTGGATTGATCAGTTTTGTATTGATGATTCCACTGTTTGTGACATCGTTTTTGAAGATAAGAAAGAAAATGAAACCAAAAACATGGAACCTCATTCAATCTGCAGCATATATTATTTATTTATTGTTATTTATTCACTTAATTTTAAACTATACCAAAACTATTAATTTAGTGTTATATGTTGCTATTTTCGGGTTTTATTTTGTATTGAAAATCATATACGAGATTAAAAAAATCAGAACCAAAAAACACAAACAAGTTTGTTAAAAACATAGTATTGGATGTGAATCTTGCTTCATGAACCTAATGAAATGGGCTACTTGATAATCATCTAAAATGAGTTATAATGGAAAGTAAACAGGAGGTAGTATACTTATTAATTATTTATTTATTGTAAACGAATAACCATATGGTAACGAAAAGCCTTATAATGCTTTAAGATTAGCAATGACTCTACAAAAAGAACAAAACGCTATAGTCAATATGTTTTTTATGGGTGACAGTGTTGTTTGTGCAATGAAAAACCAAAAAACTCCAGATGGATATTATAATATTGAACGAATGGTTAAAGCTGTTTCAAGAAAAAATGGTGGAGTTTTCTTATACGGAACATGCTTAGATGCTAGAGGCATTCCAGATGAACTCATCATTGATACGACAAAGAGAAGTACAATGTCTGAACTAGCTGAATTGACAGAAAAAGCAGGAAAAATTTTGGTGTTTTAAA from Paracholeplasma morum carries:
- a CDS encoding TetR/AcrR family transcriptional regulator; this encodes MKEKKDLILEASLEVFSEKGYSSATTLEISKRAGVSEMTLFRHFQTKNNLFLKSIKQAIGDSIVDDLSIDINNDIKDFIRLLIHEKMVMISKHTGLIKMLIRETLAHTLPQELGFTKMIYNQVIQKLSRYVSYHQLNVDSISIAEIVVGLLLRYAIMEEKPMYHLLEEVEQKKYLSSYLNILNI
- a CDS encoding ferric reductase-like transmembrane domain-containing protein — protein: MIVLAFLIILTILAMYAGKFIRKHNVKIYIVAVIVSILAFILQDKAFTTPIMQGFLGLSFFYIVMITGAIDKKHKIKAKFMGLRREFSIIGFIVISPHALNYTLQGLNGTRSLEWFGLISFVLMIPLFVTSFLKIRKKMKPKTWNLIQSAAYIIYLLLFIHLILNYTKTINLVLYVAIFGFYFVLKIIYEIKKIRTKKHKQVC